One Malaclemys terrapin pileata isolate rMalTer1 chromosome 7, rMalTer1.hap1, whole genome shotgun sequence genomic region harbors:
- the ARL3 gene encoding LOW QUALITY PROTEIN: ADP-ribosylation factor-like protein 3 (The sequence of the model RefSeq protein was modified relative to this genomic sequence to represent the inferred CDS: deleted 1 base in 1 codon), whose translation MGNNVSDFWLPQGLLSILRKLKSAPDQEVRILLLGLDNAGKTTLLKQLASEDISHITPTQGFNIKSVQSQGFKLNVWDIGGQRKIRPYWRNYFENTDVLIYVIDSADRKRFEETGQELAELLDEEKLSGVPVLIFANKQDLLTAAPASEIAEGLNLHTIRDRIWQIQSCSALTGEGVQDGMNWVCKNVNAKKK comes from the exons ATGGGAAATAACGTCTCGGATTTC TGGCTGCCGCAGGGTTTACTGTCAATTTTGCGCAAACTGAAGAGTGCACCAGACCAGGAGGTGAGGATCCTCCTCCTGGGACTAGATAATGCAGGCAAGACCACACTCCTGAAACAGCTGGCATCTGAAGACATCAGCCACATCACACCGACACAG GGCTTTAACATTAAAAGTGTACAGTCTCAAGGTTTCAAGCTGAACGTGTGGGACATTGGTGGACAGAGGAAGATCAGGCCGTACTGGAGGAACTATTTTGAAAACACGGATGTTCTT ATCTACGTCATTGACAGCGCTGATAGAAAAAGGTTTGAAGAAACAGGTCAG GAGCTGGCCGAGCTCTTGGATGAAGAAAAGCTCAGCGGAGTCCCTGTGCTCATATTTGCTAACAAGCAAGATTTGCTTACGGCTGCCCCTGCTTCGGAGATTGCTGAGGGACTGAATCTACACACGATCCGTGACAGAATCTGGCAGATCCAGTCTTGTTCAGCCCTCACAGGAGAAGGCGTGCAG GACGGCATGAACTGGGTCTGCAAAAATGTCAATGCAAAGAAGAAATAA